Proteins found in one Rhodovulum sp. MB263 genomic segment:
- a CDS encoding UTP--glucose-1-phosphate uridylyltransferase — protein sequence MIPSPVRTAIFPVAGLGTRFLPATKATPKELLPVIDTPLIQFAIDEARAAGVERMVFVSHPSKTAIERHVRADADLIETLRARGKARIAAELEAAALDEDEHEVEFVMQHEQRGLGHAVLCARAHVLPGPVAVLLPDDLILSEPGCLAQMVEAYGRAGAGHMVAAMDVTPETVSRYGVLDPTAQEGRITRARGMVEKPAAAEAPSLKAVVGRYILDAAIFDALASQGPGANDEIQLTDAIARDAARLGLAGFGFDGVRYDCGSKAGMLDATLALASRDPDCAEVLARWSDDSPAAIAAE from the coding sequence ATGATCCCTTCGCCCGTGCGGACCGCCATCTTTCCCGTCGCAGGGCTCGGAACCCGCTTTCTGCCCGCGACCAAGGCGACGCCGAAGGAACTGCTTCCTGTCATCGATACCCCGCTGATCCAGTTCGCCATCGACGAGGCACGCGCGGCCGGGGTTGAACGCATGGTCTTCGTCAGCCATCCGTCGAAAACCGCCATCGAACGTCATGTGCGCGCCGATGCCGATCTGATCGAGACGCTGCGCGCCCGCGGCAAGGCGCGGATTGCCGCCGAGCTCGAGGCGGCGGCGCTGGACGAGGACGAGCACGAGGTCGAATTCGTCATGCAGCACGAGCAGCGCGGGCTGGGTCATGCCGTGCTTTGCGCCCGGGCGCATGTGCTGCCGGGGCCGGTGGCGGTGCTGCTGCCCGACGACCTGATCCTGTCCGAGCCGGGATGCCTTGCGCAGATGGTCGAGGCCTATGGCCGCGCCGGGGCCGGGCATATGGTCGCTGCGATGGATGTGACGCCCGAGACGGTTTCGCGCTATGGCGTGCTCGATCCGACCGCGCAGGAGGGCCGGATCACCCGGGCGCGCGGCATGGTCGAGAAGCCCGCCGCCGCCGAGGCGCCGTCGCTGAAGGCGGTGGTCGGGCGTTACATTCTCGATGCCGCGATCTTCGATGCCCTCGCCAGCCAGGGACCGGGCGCCAATGACGAGATCCAGCTGACCGATGCGATTGCCCGGGATGCGGCGCGGCTGGGGCTTGCGGGCTTCGGTTTCGACGGGGTGCGCTATGATTGCGGGTCCAAGGCGGGGATGCTGGACGCGACCCTGGCGCTGGCCAGCCGCGATCCCGATTGCGCCGAGGTGCTGGCGCGCTGGAGCGATGACAGCCCGGCCGCGATCGCGGCGGAATAA
- a CDS encoding glycosyl hydrolase, with protein MAAGRGQGAGLRIGSPATTQAGTLGPGSWQRRFMTEAGRRGFRIDFMAVHYYSTDGDVVAFRRWLQAVHRAYRRPIWVTEFAPVDWDRPGEGSYAASAAFLEGAVRMMEGLPFVERHAWFATNPYPWQGVVPKITLVDDRLRPTPAGQTFRRLLSELGGREIGCTD; from the coding sequence GTGGCCGCAGGTCGAGGCCAGGGGGCGGGGCTCCGGATCGGCAGCCCCGCCACCACCCAGGCTGGAACGCTCGGCCCCGGCTCCTGGCAGCGCCGGTTCATGACCGAGGCCGGGCGGCGCGGCTTCCGGATCGACTTCATGGCGGTGCATTACTATTCGACCGACGGCGATGTGGTGGCCTTCCGGCGCTGGCTGCAGGCGGTCCATCGCGCCTATCGCCGCCCGATCTGGGTGACCGAATTCGCGCCGGTTGACTGGGATCGCCCGGGCGAGGGCAGCTATGCCGCCAGCGCGGCCTTTCTCGAAGGCGCGGTCCGGATGATGGAAGGGCTGCCTTTCGTCGAGCGGCATGCCTGGTTCGCGACCAATCCCTATCCGTGGCAGGGTGTGGTGCCGAAGATCACTCTTGTCGACGATCGCCTGCGCCCCACGCCGGCGGGGCAGACCTTCCGCCGCCTGCTCTCCGAGCTGGGCGGGCGCGAGATCGGCTGCACCGACTGA
- a CDS encoding glycosyl hydrolase, translating into MSLTGPALARKAGIGAWENSQYTTIRWIEEQPALEWYYTWRTDQLWTAMPVPRSVEFVPMIHSERDLAAEIRPDLPVGALLTFNVPNGHGAHQGGLSVARALALWPQVEARGRGSGSAAPPPPRLERSAPAPGSAGS; encoded by the coding sequence TTGTCCCTGACAGGTCCGGCACTGGCCCGGAAAGCCGGCATCGGGGCCTGGGAGAACAGCCAGTACACCACGATCCGCTGGATCGAGGAGCAGCCCGCCCTGGAGTGGTATTACACATGGCGGACCGATCAGCTCTGGACCGCGATGCCGGTCCCCCGCAGCGTCGAATTCGTGCCGATGATCCATTCCGAACGCGACCTCGCGGCGGAGATCCGCCCGGATCTGCCGGTGGGCGCGCTCCTGACCTTCAACGTACCCAACGGCCATGGCGCCCATCAAGGCGGGTTGAGCGTCGCGCGCGCGCTCGCGCTGTGGCCGCAGGTCGAGGCCAGGGGGCGGGGCTCCGGATCGGCAGCCCCGCCACCACCCAGGCTGGAACGCTCGGCCCCGGCTCCTGGCAGCGCCGGTTCATGA
- a CDS encoding paraquat-inducible protein A — MTVPSPTEPFPTETDLSGLIACPKCDAVYRAVQPAPRARAVCARCHTVLIAPQRQAGQRLIAVALTVVVLICAATLTPFLKVEAGGMSNATSVLDAALAFAGRPMLLVLTLAVAALIVFVPVLRALLILYVLTPIVLDRPPARHARVAFRLSESLRPWSMAEVFAIGCAVALVKISDLAQVAFGPAFWMFSALVILIVVQDTFMCRYSVWRSLDR, encoded by the coding sequence ATGACCGTCCCCTCACCCACCGAGCCCTTCCCCACCGAGACTGACCTTTCCGGGCTGATCGCCTGCCCGAAATGCGACGCGGTCTACCGGGCGGTTCAGCCCGCGCCCCGGGCCCGCGCGGTCTGCGCGCGCTGCCATACCGTGCTGATCGCGCCGCAGCGCCAGGCCGGGCAGCGGCTGATCGCGGTCGCCCTGACGGTGGTGGTGCTGATCTGCGCCGCGACCCTGACACCCTTTCTCAAGGTCGAGGCGGGCGGCATGAGCAACGCGACCTCGGTCCTCGACGCGGCGCTGGCCTTCGCCGGGCGCCCGATGCTGCTGGTGCTGACGCTGGCCGTGGCCGCACTTATCGTCTTCGTGCCGGTGCTGCGGGCGCTTCTGATCCTCTACGTGCTCACGCCCATCGTGCTCGACCGCCCGCCCGCCCGGCATGCCCGCGTGGCCTTCCGGCTGTCCGAGAGCCTGCGCCCCTGGTCGATGGCCGAGGTATTCGCCATCGGCTGCGCGGTCGCGCTGGTCAAGATCTCGGATCTCGCCCAGGTCGCCTTCGGCCCCGCCTTCTGGATGTTCTCGGCCCTTGTCATCCTGATCGTGGTACAGGACACCTTCATGTGCAGATATTCGGTATGGAGGTCTCTGGACAGGTGA
- a CDS encoding paraquat-inducible protein A: MGLVACTRCTRIWPAETPHCARCGQKLSPRAPLSLQRVWAWWCFGLIAYVPANIYPMLETRTLGDTQDNTIIGGAVEIARHGSWGIAAVILTASVLIPIGKFLAVAGLALGITRGSRLSRVRRQQLYEVVEYIGRWSMIDVFVVAILSSLVQLGAVVSISPGPASLFFAVSVIATMLSAQSFDSRLLWDKTDPPPAPRSHMA, from the coding sequence ATGGGCCTGGTGGCCTGCACCCGCTGCACCCGGATCTGGCCGGCGGAGACCCCGCATTGCGCGCGCTGCGGCCAGAAGCTGAGCCCGCGCGCACCGCTTTCGCTGCAGCGGGTCTGGGCCTGGTGGTGCTTCGGGCTGATCGCCTATGTGCCAGCCAACATCTACCCGATGCTCGAGACCCGGACCCTGGGCGACACCCAGGACAACACCATCATCGGCGGCGCGGTCGAGATTGCCCGTCACGGCAGCTGGGGCATCGCGGCCGTGATCCTCACCGCCTCGGTCCTGATCCCGATCGGCAAGTTCCTCGCTGTGGCCGGGCTCGCGCTCGGCATCACCCGCGGCAGCCGACTCAGCCGGGTCCGGCGCCAGCAGCTTTACGAGGTGGTCGAGTATATCGGCCGCTGGTCGATGATCGACGTCTTCGTCGTCGCCATCCTGTCCTCGCTGGTCCAGCTCGGCGCCGTGGTCTCGATCAGCCCCGGCCCCGCAAGCCTCTTCTTCGCCGTCTCGGTCATCGCGACCATGCTGTCGGCACAAAGCTTCGACAGCCGCCTGCTCTGGGACAAGACCGATCCTCCTCCTGCCCCCCGGAGCCATATGGCATGA
- a CDS encoding MlaD family protein translates to MTDLPPETPVQPAGRGLLERISIVWVIPAAALAIALGVAWHSYVDRGPLLELTFENASGIKAGETALHYRDVTVGLVEKVGFTDNLDEVLVSVRLDKAVAPYVDDGAAFWVVQPEVSARGVTGLSTVLSGVFIQGIWDDTPDGFVERHRGKNAAPLNREGRPGLRLRLRAASDAGLTEEAPILYRGIEVGRIGKAEVSQDGSTVEADAIVFAPHDRLISSSTRFWDSSGFSFSLGPGGARVDFSSVAALVSGGVTFQSVVSGGQRVEPDTRFEVYPDESTARASVFALDEGAALTLTAYFAENVEGLAVDAPVTLGGLRIGRVTALNGIVDAKRFGDDRVRLAATLAIQPARLGLKAPASAEDALDYLAGRVREGLRARLASASILTARLKVELIETAARAPAEIERDADPNPVIPTTASDISNVSATAEGLYNRINDLPIEDLMQSAIDALNSVSTLAGSDEIRAVPGEVRALLEEARGIVGSEEMQALPGRIDGTVAAIETLARQLAEADAANRLTTALDAAASAAETIDTAAAGLPDLVARLNAVADQATTLPLDELAQRISALLDSTDRLIDTDQARNLPTDLSAALRELAAMLAELREGGIVGNANATLASARSAADDISAAARDLPELLERAQRVLGQASSTIEGYDASRGMGREIDSALREIQRAAQAVAALSRALERNPNSILFGR, encoded by the coding sequence ATGACCGATCTGCCCCCCGAAACCCCGGTGCAACCGGCAGGCCGCGGCCTGCTCGAGCGCATCTCCATCGTCTGGGTGATCCCGGCCGCGGCGCTGGCCATCGCGCTGGGCGTGGCCTGGCACAGCTATGTCGACCGCGGGCCGCTGCTGGAACTGACCTTCGAGAATGCCTCTGGCATCAAGGCGGGCGAGACCGCGCTGCATTACCGCGACGTGACCGTGGGCCTCGTCGAGAAGGTGGGCTTCACCGACAATCTCGACGAGGTACTGGTCTCGGTGCGGCTCGACAAGGCGGTCGCGCCCTATGTCGATGACGGCGCCGCCTTCTGGGTGGTCCAGCCCGAGGTCAGCGCCCGCGGCGTGACCGGGCTGTCGACCGTTCTGTCGGGCGTGTTCATCCAGGGCATCTGGGATGACACGCCCGACGGCTTCGTGGAACGCCATCGCGGCAAGAACGCGGCCCCGCTCAACCGCGAGGGCCGCCCCGGCCTGCGGCTCCGGCTGCGGGCCGCCAGCGATGCCGGGCTGACCGAGGAGGCCCCGATCCTCTACCGCGGCATCGAGGTCGGCCGGATCGGCAAGGCCGAGGTCAGCCAGGACGGCTCGACCGTCGAGGCCGATGCCATCGTCTTCGCCCCGCATGACCGGCTGATCTCGAGCTCGACCCGGTTCTGGGACAGTTCGGGCTTTTCCTTCTCGCTCGGCCCCGGCGGCGCGCGGGTCGATTTCTCGTCGGTGGCGGCGCTGGTCTCGGGCGGGGTCACCTTCCAGAGCGTGGTCTCGGGCGGCCAGCGGGTCGAACCTGACACCCGCTTCGAGGTCTATCCCGACGAATCGACCGCGCGCGCCAGCGTCTTCGCCCTCGACGAGGGCGCCGCGCTGACTCTGACCGCCTATTTCGCGGAGAATGTCGAAGGGCTGGCGGTGGATGCGCCGGTCACGCTGGGCGGTCTGCGGATCGGCCGCGTCACCGCCCTGAACGGCATTGTCGATGCGAAGCGCTTCGGCGACGACCGGGTGCGGCTGGCGGCGACGCTGGCCATCCAGCCCGCCCGGCTCGGGCTCAAGGCGCCTGCAAGCGCCGAGGACGCGCTCGACTATCTCGCCGGACGGGTGCGCGAGGGGCTGCGGGCGCGGCTCGCGAGCGCCTCGATCCTGACCGCCAGGCTCAAGGTCGAACTGATCGAAACCGCCGCGAGAGCACCGGCCGAGATAGAGCGCGACGCAGATCCGAACCCGGTGATCCCGACCACGGCAAGCGACATTTCCAACGTCTCGGCCACCGCTGAAGGACTTTACAACCGTATCAACGACCTGCCCATCGAGGACCTGATGCAAAGCGCCATCGACGCGCTGAACAGCGTCAGCACGCTGGCCGGCAGCGACGAGATCCGCGCCGTGCCGGGCGAGGTGCGCGCGCTGCTGGAAGAGGCCCGCGGCATTGTCGGCTCGGAGGAGATGCAGGCCCTGCCCGGCCGGATCGACGGCACGGTCGCGGCCATCGAGACGCTGGCGCGCCAGCTGGCCGAGGCCGATGCCGCCAACCGCCTCACCACCGCGCTCGACGCCGCTGCCAGCGCCGCGGAGACCATCGATACCGCCGCGGCCGGGCTGCCCGACCTGGTCGCGCGGCTGAATGCGGTGGCCGATCAGGCCACGACATTGCCGCTGGACGAGCTTGCGCAGCGGATCTCGGCGCTGCTCGACAGCACCGACCGGCTGATCGACACCGATCAGGCCCGCAACCTGCCCACCGACCTCTCGGCCGCGCTGCGCGAGCTGGCCGCGATGCTGGCCGAGCTGCGCGAGGGCGGGATCGTCGGCAATGCCAATGCCACCCTCGCCTCGGCGCGCTCGGCCGCCGATGACATCTCGGCCGCCGCGCGCGACCTGCCCGAGTTGCTGGAGCGGGCGCAGCGCGTGCTGGGCCAGGCCTCGAGCACCATCGAGGGCTATGACGCCTCGCGCGGGATGGGCCGCGAGATCGACAGCGCGCTGCGCGAGATCCAGCGCGCCGCCCAGGCCGTGGCCGCGCTGTCGCGGGCCCTGGAACGCAACCCCAACTCGATCCTGTTCGGACGCTGA
- a CDS encoding membrane integrity-associated transporter subunit PqiC, producing MKQFLLPAALVPLALALSACNGSPERYTVPETAVAGPRLPVAWRSIAIRDVSLPTYAASEEIYSRSASGALSSSSDVLWADDPTRAITQDLARLLAQMTGAQVAAEPWPFFDRAQATLEVRVADMLAEPDGTYRLTGQFFVAPDVGGRNRAAPFAISTPIAAPAGPAEIAAARGAALGELATRIARTGLR from the coding sequence ATGAAACAATTCCTGCTTCCTGCCGCCCTCGTCCCGCTTGCCCTCGCGCTGTCTGCCTGCAATGGCAGCCCCGAGCGCTATACCGTGCCCGAGACCGCCGTCGCCGGGCCGCGCCTGCCCGTCGCCTGGCGCAGCATCGCGATCCGCGACGTGTCGCTGCCGACCTATGCCGCCTCGGAGGAGATCTACAGCCGCAGCGCCAGCGGCGCGCTGAGCTCGTCCTCGGATGTGCTCTGGGCCGACGATCCCACACGCGCCATCACCCAGGATCTGGCCCGCCTGCTGGCGCAGATGACCGGCGCCCAGGTCGCGGCCGAGCCCTGGCCCTTCTTCGACCGCGCCCAGGCGACGCTCGAGGTCCGGGTGGCAGACATGCTGGCAGAGCCCGATGGCACCTACCGCCTGACCGGGCAATTCTTCGTGGCGCCCGATGTCGGCGGGCGGAACCGCGCGGCACCCTTCGCGATCTCGACCCCGATCGCGGCCCCTGCCGGTCCCGCCGAGATCGCCGCCGCCCGGGGCGCCGCCCTCGGCGAGCTGGCCACCCGGATCGCCCGCACCGGCCTGCGCTGA
- a CDS encoding aminotransferase, protein MPDTAPASWESRAESSSFYGFTDLPSIKARGTVVITHGEGPYVIDTHGRRYLDGNSGLWNMVAGFDHPGLAEAAKAQYDRFPGYHAFFGRMSDQTVMLSEKLIEVSPYDRGRVFYTNSGSEANDTLVKMLWFLARAEDQPRRRKILTRKNAYHGVTAVSASMTGKPYNELFGLPLPDFIHLTCPHYWREGQPGETEAQFTARMATELEEVIAREGAETIAGFFAEPVMGAGGVIPPSAGYFQAIQPILKKHGIPLISDEVICGFGRTGHVWGCETYDFVPDAIISSKALTAGYFPMGAVILGPDLADRLHRASEAVEEFPHGFTASGHPVGCAIALKAIDVILNEGLLENVRRLTPLFEDGMKRLAENPNIGEFRGKGLMGALEAVADKPTRTPFPSTLSVSERIANTCTDHGLICRPLGQSIVLCPPFILTEGQMDEMFTKLEAALGEVFAGIGAQA, encoded by the coding sequence ATGCCCGATACCGCCCCTGCCAGCTGGGAATCCCGCGCCGAATCGTCCAGCTTCTACGGCTTCACCGACCTGCCCTCGATCAAGGCACGCGGCACGGTGGTCATCACCCATGGCGAAGGGCCCTATGTCATCGACACCCATGGCCGCCGCTATCTGGATGGCAATTCCGGGCTCTGGAACATGGTCGCGGGCTTCGATCATCCCGGGCTCGCCGAGGCCGCCAAGGCGCAATATGACCGCTTCCCGGGCTATCACGCCTTTTTCGGACGGATGTCGGACCAGACCGTGATGCTGAGCGAGAAGCTGATCGAGGTCTCGCCCTATGATCGCGGCCGGGTCTTCTACACCAATTCGGGCTCCGAGGCGAATGACACGCTGGTCAAGATGCTGTGGTTCCTCGCCCGGGCCGAGGACCAGCCCCGGCGCCGCAAGATCCTGACCCGCAAGAACGCCTATCACGGGGTCACAGCGGTCTCGGCCTCGATGACCGGCAAGCCCTATAACGAGCTCTTCGGCTTGCCGCTGCCCGATTTCATCCACCTGACCTGCCCGCATTACTGGCGCGAGGGCCAGCCCGGCGAGACCGAGGCCCAGTTCACCGCCCGCATGGCGACCGAGCTGGAAGAGGTCATCGCGCGCGAGGGCGCCGAGACCATCGCAGGGTTCTTCGCCGAACCGGTCATGGGTGCGGGCGGCGTGATCCCGCCCTCCGCGGGCTATTTCCAGGCGATCCAGCCGATCCTGAAGAAACACGGCATCCCGCTTATCTCGGACGAGGTGATCTGCGGCTTCGGGCGCACCGGCCATGTCTGGGGCTGCGAGACCTACGACTTCGTCCCCGATGCCATCATCTCGTCGAAGGCGCTGACGGCGGGCTATTTCCCGATGGGCGCGGTGATCCTCGGCCCCGATCTGGCCGACCGGCTGCACAGGGCATCCGAGGCCGTCGAGGAATTCCCCCATGGCTTCACCGCCTCGGGCCATCCGGTCGGCTGCGCCATCGCGCTGAAGGCCATCGACGTGATCCTGAACGAGGGCCTGCTGGAGAATGTCCGCCGCCTGACGCCGCTGTTCGAAGACGGCATGAAACGCCTGGCCGAGAACCCCAATATCGGCGAGTTCCGCGGCAAGGGCCTGATGGGCGCGCTCGAAGCCGTCGCCGACAAGCCGACCCGGACGCCCTTCCCCTCGACCCTTTCGGTCAGCGAGCGGATCGCCAATACCTGCACCGATCATGGGCTGATCTGCCGGCCGCTGGGCCAGTCCATCGTGCTGTGCCCGCCCTTCATCCTGACCGAGGGCCAGATGGACGAGATGTTCACGAAGCTGGAGGCCGCGCTGGGCGAGGTCTTTGCCGGTATCGGGGCGCAAGCGTGA
- the ybaK gene encoding Cys-tRNA(Pro) deacylase, translating to MSTATPATQALKRAGVGFRTLEYDYVAGQDRIGLHAAEAIGTDPGRVLKTLMVEIDGKPACAVIPSDRTLSMKKVAAAFGAKSAQMMPPDKAERLTGFHTGGISPFGQKRRAPVAFEVSALNVPEIVLNGGRRGLMVALPPADALAAAEAQASDLCAAQG from the coding sequence GTGAGCACCGCCACCCCCGCGACCCAGGCGCTGAAACGCGCGGGCGTCGGCTTTCGCACGCTCGAATACGACTATGTCGCCGGTCAGGACCGGATCGGGCTGCACGCGGCCGAAGCCATCGGAACCGATCCCGGCCGGGTGCTCAAGACCCTGATGGTCGAGATCGACGGCAAGCCCGCCTGTGCGGTGATCCCTTCGGACCGCACGCTGTCGATGAAGAAGGTGGCGGCGGCCTTCGGCGCCAAATCGGCGCAGATGATGCCACCCGACAAGGCCGAACGCCTGACCGGCTTTCATACCGGCGGCATCAGCCCCTTCGGCCAGAAACGCCGCGCGCCGGTGGCCTTCGAGGTCAGCGCGCTGAACGTGCCCGAGATCGTGCTGAATGGCGGCCGCCGCGGGCTGATGGTGGCGCTGCCCCCTGCCGACGCGCTGGCGGCCGCCGAGGCGCAGGCCTCCGATCTCTGCGCCGCGCAGGGTTGA
- a CDS encoding zinc ribbon domain-containing protein, producing MPAQKDLTMPIYNYSCTACEAEFELLRSLSDDSAPACPDCGSPDLRRLLSRVATPGGSAKLLKGARSLARKEGHFSNYSKAERKKSGV from the coding sequence ATGCCCGCGCAAAAGGACCTGACGATGCCGATCTACAATTACAGCTGCACCGCCTGCGAGGCCGAGTTCGAGCTTCTGCGCAGCCTCAGCGACGACAGCGCCCCGGCCTGCCCCGATTGCGGCAGTCCCGATCTCAGGCGCCTGCTGTCGCGCGTGGCGACCCCGGGCGGCAGCGCGAAACTTCTCAAAGGCGCGCGAAGCCTCGCCCGGAAGGAAGGACATTTCAGCAATTATTCGAAGGCCGAGCGGAAGAAGAGCGGGGTCTGA
- a CDS encoding phosphoribosyl-ATP diphosphatase, giving the protein MSASDLEALARLAATVEARKGADPDTSWTAKLFSKGPEKCAEKFGEEAVEAIIEAVKGDRVRLTAEAADVVYHLLVMLAARDVSLADVAAELARREGVSGIAEKAAR; this is encoded by the coding sequence ATGAGCGCATCCGATCTCGAGGCGCTGGCGCGTCTTGCCGCCACTGTCGAGGCGCGCAAGGGCGCCGATCCGGATACCTCCTGGACCGCGAAGCTGTTCTCGAAAGGCCCCGAGAAATGTGCCGAGAAATTCGGCGAGGAGGCGGTCGAGGCGATCATCGAGGCGGTCAAAGGCGACCGTGTCCGGCTGACCGCCGAGGCGGCCGATGTGGTCTATCACCTGCTGGTGATGCTCGCTGCCCGCGATGTGAGCCTGGCCGATGTCGCGGCCGAGCTTGCCCGGCGCGAGGGGGTCAGCGGGATCGCCGAGAAGGCGGCACGCTGA
- the hisF gene encoding imidazole glycerol phosphate synthase subunit HisF, producing MLKIRIIPCLDVAEGRVVKGVNFVNLVDAGDPVEAAKAYDAAGADELCFLDIHATHENRGTMFDVVRRTAEQCFMPLTVGGGVRTAQDVRALLLAGADKVSFNSAAVANPDVVHEAADQFGSQCIVVAIDAKTVGPGKWEIFTHGGRKSTGIDAVDFARTVVAKGAGEILLTSMDRDGTRAGFNLPLTRAISDAVDVPVIASGGVGTLDHLVEGVTEGGASAVLAASIFHFGEFTIGEAKAHMAAAGIPVRLT from the coding sequence ATGCTGAAGATCCGTATCATCCCCTGTCTCGACGTGGCCGAGGGGCGCGTGGTCAAGGGGGTCAATTTCGTCAATCTCGTCGATGCGGGCGATCCCGTCGAGGCCGCCAAGGCCTATGACGCGGCCGGGGCGGACGAGTTGTGCTTTCTCGACATTCACGCGACTCATGAAAATCGCGGCACCATGTTCGACGTGGTGCGCCGGACGGCCGAGCAGTGCTTCATGCCTCTGACCGTGGGCGGCGGGGTGCGGACGGCCCAGGATGTGCGCGCACTGTTGCTGGCGGGCGCCGACAAGGTCAGCTTCAACTCGGCGGCGGTCGCCAACCCCGATGTGGTGCATGAGGCGGCCGACCAGTTCGGCAGCCAGTGCATCGTGGTCGCCATCGACGCCAAGACCGTGGGCCCCGGCAAGTGGGAGATCTTTACCCATGGCGGGCGTAAGTCCACCGGCATCGACGCGGTCGATTTCGCAAGGACGGTGGTCGCCAAGGGCGCGGGCGAGATCCTTCTGACCAGCATGGACCGGGACGGCACGCGCGCCGGCTTCAATCTGCCGCTGACCCGCGCGATTTCCGATGCGGTCGATGTGCCGGTGATCGCCTCGGGCGGGGTCGGCACGCTCGATCACCTGGTCGAGGGCGTCACCGAAGGCGGGGCCAGTGCGGTTCTGGCCGCCTCGATCTTCCATTTCGGCGAATTCACCATCGGCGAGGCCAAGGCCCATATGGCCGCCGCCGGCATCCCCGTGAGGCTGACATGA
- the hisA gene encoding 1-(5-phosphoribosyl)-5-[(5-phosphoribosylamino)methylideneamino]imidazole-4-carboxamide isomerase, which yields MILYPAIDLKDGRCVRLLRGDMDKATVFGEDPAAQALAFQKAGCDWLHLVDLNGAFAGAPVNADAVEAILAAVEVPAQLGGGIRDMATIEMWLGKGLARVILGTVAVENPDLVREAARAFPGRIAVGIDARKGRVATKGWAEETDVMATDLAKSFEDAGVSAIIYTDIDRDGAMAGPNLAATEALARAVSIPVIASGGVSSLADLRALQATGVISGAISGRALYDGAIDLAEALAALKG from the coding sequence ATGATCCTCTATCCCGCCATCGATCTGAAGGACGGTCGCTGTGTGCGGCTGCTCAGGGGCGACATGGACAAGGCCACGGTATTCGGCGAGGATCCGGCCGCGCAGGCGCTGGCCTTCCAGAAGGCGGGCTGCGACTGGCTGCATCTGGTCGATCTGAACGGCGCCTTCGCTGGCGCGCCCGTCAATGCCGATGCCGTCGAGGCGATCCTTGCCGCGGTCGAGGTTCCGGCCCAGCTCGGCGGCGGTATCCGCGACATGGCGACGATCGAGATGTGGCTGGGCAAGGGGCTTGCCCGGGTGATCCTCGGGACGGTGGCAGTCGAGAACCCGGACCTGGTGCGCGAGGCCGCGCGGGCGTTTCCGGGCCGGATCGCGGTCGGCATCGACGCCCGCAAGGGCCGGGTCGCGACCAAGGGCTGGGCCGAGGAAACCGACGTGATGGCGACGGATCTGGCGAAATCCTTCGAGGATGCCGGGGTCTCGGCCATCATCTATACCGATATAGACCGCGACGGCGCCATGGCGGGCCCGAACCTGGCCGCGACCGAGGCGCTGGCGCGCGCGGTCTCGATCCCGGTGATCGCCTCGGGCGGCGTCTCGTCACTGGCCGATCTCAGGGCGCTTCAGGCGACGGGGGTCATCTCGGGGGCGATCTCGGGACGCGCGCTTTACGACGGCGCCATCGACCTTGCCGAAGCGCTGGCCGCGCTGAAGGGCTGA
- a CDS encoding DUF2147 domain-containing protein has translation MRIAIPLAALTLAATAALADPVEGVWQTPLDDSGHFGHIRIAPCGDAICGTLVRAYDREGRQVESGKIGRQILWDMKPQGGGRYGKGKVWAPDRDKTYNGKMALEGDVLSVSGCVIGICRDGGRWKRVK, from the coding sequence ATGCGTATCGCAATTCCGCTCGCGGCCCTGACACTGGCCGCCACCGCCGCCCTTGCCGACCCGGTCGAAGGGGTCTGGCAGACGCCGCTCGACGATAGCGGCCATTTCGGCCATATCCGGATCGCCCCCTGCGGAGACGCCATTTGCGGCACGCTGGTCCGCGCCTATGACCGCGAGGGCCGCCAGGTCGAAAGCGGCAAGATCGGGCGGCAGATCCTCTGGGACATGAAACCCCAGGGCGGGGGGCGCTACGGCAAGGGCAAGGTCTGGGCCCCCGACCGCGACAAGACCTACAATGGCAAGATGGCGCTCGAGGGCGATGTCCTTTCGGTCTCGGGCTGCGTCATCGGCATCTGCCGCGATGGCGGACGCTGGAAGCGGGTGAAATAG
- a CDS encoding DUF6476 family protein, with amino-acid sequence MDDKPEPEALPPDLKLLRMLVTLLMVTMIGGFLVIVALFVIRMPGQEETLPLPSALTLPEGAEAEAVTRGRDWVAIVTRDDRILIYDATSGALRQTVEIRR; translated from the coding sequence ATGGATGACAAACCCGAACCGGAGGCGCTGCCCCCCGATCTCAAATTGCTGCGGATGCTCGTCACCCTGTTGATGGTGACGATGATTGGCGGCTTTCTAGTGATCGTCGCGCTCTTTGTCATCCGGATGCCGGGGCAGGAGGAGACATTGCCGCTGCCTTCGGCGCTGACGCTGCCCGAGGGGGCCGAGGCCGAGGCGGTGACGCGCGGTCGCGACTGGGTGGCGATCGTCACTCGCGATGACCGCATCCTGATCTACGATGCCACGAGCGGTGCGCTGCGCCAGACCGTCGAGATCCGTCGCTGA